CGATCACTCCGACGTCTGCTGGCGAGGGAAAAACGCTGACGTCCATCGGCTTGGGTCAGGGCTTGACGCACCTTGGCAAGAGGACGGTGGTCGCCCTTCGCCAGCCGTCGCTGGGACCCGTCTTCGGCGTCAAGGGCAGCGCGGTCGGTAGCGGCAAGTCCGGGGTCGAGCCGCGTGAGGCGATCAGCATTCACTTCACCGGCGACATCCACGCCGTCGGAGCCGCCCACAACCTGCTCGCGGCGATGCTCGACAATCATCTCGACAAGGGGAACGAACTGCGGATCGACACGAACCGCATCGTGTATCCCCGGTGCATCGACATGAACGACCGGTCGCTGCGAACCGTCGTCGTCGGACACGGCGGCGGACAGAGCGGTGTCGAGCGCGAGAGCGGGTTCGTCATCACGGCGGCGTCGGAAGTGATGGCGGTGCTCTGCCTGTCGGGGTCGATCGGCGAGCTCAAGCAGCGCCTCGGAGACATCGTCGTCGCCTTCGACGTTGACGGCGTTCCGGTGCGAGCGCGCGATCTCGGCGCCGACGGGGCGATGGCGGCGGTTCTGCGCGAGGCGATTCAGCCGAACCTGGTTCAGACGACCGAGGGAGTGCCCGTCTTCATCCACGGTGGGCCCTTCGCGAACATCGCTCACGGCACGAACTCGATCGTGGCGACGCGCTTGGCCCGTAAGCTGGGCGACTACGCGGTGTTCGAGTGCGGCTTTGGCGCAGACCTCGGAGCCGAGAAGTTCCTCGACATCGTAGCGCCTCAGTTCGGTCTCGCTCCCGACGTCGTCGTGCTGGTCGCCAGCGCGCGCGCCCTGAAGCGGCACGGAGGGGCGAAGCAGTCGAGCCTCAACGAGGAGAGCGTTCCGAAGGTGCGCAAAGGGCTCGAGAACCTGCGCAAGCACCTCGACATGCTCGCGACGTTCGAGATGGCGACGGTCGTGGCAGTGAACCGGTTCCCGCAGGATACGGAGCGCGAACTGCAAGCCGTGCTCGATGCGTGCCGCGAGTGGGGAGTGCCCGCTGCCCTAAGCGAAGCCTATGGCAGAGGCGGCCAGGGCGCTGCCGAACTCGCCAGGGCTGTGGTCGGAGCAGCGGAAACCGGGTCGCCGAAGTACGCTCCGCTCTATGAGCGCAGCGACAGTCCACGGCGCAAGCTGGAGCGCGTCGCCGAGGTCGCCTACGGAGCGGACGGCGTGGATATCTCACCGGAGGCGGAGGCACAGATCGACCAGTTCGTGCGGTTGGGCTACGGCGAACTCCCCGTCTGCGTCGCCAAGACGCAGAACTCGGTCTCCGACGACCCGAAGAAGGTCGGCGCTCCCAGGGGATGGCGGCTTTCGGTACGTGAAGTGAGGTTGAGTGCTGGTGCCGGCTTCCTGGTCGCCGTCTGCGGCAACATGCTGCTGATGCCGGGGCTGCCAGCCGTTCCGCTGGCGACGGAGATGGATATCGACGACGACGGGACGATCACCGGGCTGCAGTAACGGGATCAACTGACGGCGTACTCGCGGAGTACCTCGAGGTCGCCCTTGATTCGGAGCCGCTCGAAGGCGCTCGACTCGATCTGTCGGACGCGCTCGCGCGACAACTGCATCGTGTCGCCGACCTCTTGAAGGCTACGCGAGACGCCATCGTCGAAGCCGTAGCGCAGACGCAGGATGTGGCGCGCGCGCGGCTCGACGGTGGCGAGCATTCGCTCGACGCGCTCGGACAGCTCCGACCGTTCGGCGGACTCGTCGGGTCGCGGCGTCTGCGCGTCTTCGATGGCCTCGCCAACGGTCATGCGCGATTCCGGGCTGACCGGCAGGTCGAGCGACACCGTGTCGATCTCCGCCCGAAGCGCCCGCCACGCCTGTTCTGCGGTCATTCCCGACTTCTCAGCCAGCTCGGACACGCTTGCCGTCGCCGGAGCGTCGGCGGCAATGCGTCGGAGTTGCCGCTGTCTCTCCTGCAGGTACGCCGGGAGCCGGATGGTGCGCGCCTGCGTCATGATGGCGAGTCCGACTGACTGCTGGATCCACCAGGCGGCGTAAGCGGCGAAGCGCACGCCGCGTTCGTGGTCGAAGCGGTCGACCGCCCGGATCAAGCCGACGTTGGCTTCCTGTACGAGGTCCGAAAGACTGATGCCGCGCGTCTGGAACCGCTTGGCGATGGCAACCGCGAGGCGTAGATTCGACTCGA
The Candidatus Poribacteria bacterium DNA segment above includes these coding regions:
- a CDS encoding sigma-70 family RNA polymerase sigma factor, whose product is MSRQGDTATIAPDRSVRLRARSDLCAVSQAHPRIRWYGSCIRVLPDMSRIPPSADVRNRTPVEPRADNATKHATANRSARSVPGIASDALGSYLSAIGHEALLTADEEYALFARLHRLNRWRDDVDGQMRRMSADAEVGGPVASRNMRGRRRRHAALVAATDAVRRQIIESNLRLAVAIAKRFQTRGISLSDLVQEANVGLIRAVDRFDHERGVRFAAYAAWWIQQSVGLAIMTQARTIRLPAYLQERQRQLRRIAADAPATASVSELAEKSGMTAEQAWRALRAEIDTVSLDLPVSPESRMTVGEAIEDAQTPRPDESAERSELSERVERMLATVEPRARHILRLRYGFDDGVSRSLQEVGDTMQLSRERVRQIESSAFERLRIKGDLEVLREYAVS
- a CDS encoding formate--tetrahydrofolate ligase codes for the protein ITPTSAGEGKTLTSIGLGQGLTHLGKRTVVALRQPSLGPVFGVKGSAVGSGKSGVEPREAISIHFTGDIHAVGAAHNLLAAMLDNHLDKGNELRIDTNRIVYPRCIDMNDRSLRTVVVGHGGGQSGVERESGFVITAASEVMAVLCLSGSIGELKQRLGDIVVAFDVDGVPVRARDLGADGAMAAVLREAIQPNLVQTTEGVPVFIHGGPFANIAHGTNSIVATRLARKLGDYAVFECGFGADLGAEKFLDIVAPQFGLAPDVVVLVASARALKRHGGAKQSSLNEESVPKVRKGLENLRKHLDMLATFEMATVVAVNRFPQDTERELQAVLDACREWGVPAALSEAYGRGGQGAAELARAVVGAAETGSPKYAPLYERSDSPRRKLERVAEVAYGADGVDISPEAEAQIDQFVRLGYGELPVCVAKTQNSVSDDPKKVGAPRGWRLSVREVRLSAGAGFLVAVCGNMLLMPGLPAVPLATEMDIDDDGTITGLQ